From Caldicellulosiruptor hydrothermalis 108, a single genomic window includes:
- the panD gene encoding aspartate 1-decarboxylase produces MLIEVLKSKIHRATVTEANLNYVGSITIDEDLMKAAGIFENEKVQVVNINNGERFETYVIKGEKGSGTICLNGAAARLVQVGDKIIIMAYCLLTMEEYYNHKPKIVFVDDENRIVRLSDKEEQSECIC; encoded by the coding sequence ATGCTGATTGAAGTTTTAAAGTCTAAGATTCACAGAGCAACCGTTACAGAGGCAAATCTAAACTATGTTGGTAGTATTACAATTGATGAGGACTTGATGAAAGCAGCCGGAATATTTGAAAATGAAAAGGTGCAGGTTGTGAATATAAACAACGGCGAAAGGTTCGAAACTTATGTGATAAAAGGTGAAAAAGGCAGTGGAACAATTTGCCTAAACGGTGCAGCAGCTCGCCTTGTGCAGGTGGGCGATAAGATAATCATAATGGCATACTGTCTTCTTACCATGGAAGAGTATTATAATCACAAGCCAAAGATTGTGTTTGTGGATGATGAAAACAGGATTGTAAGGCTTTCGGATAAAGAAGAGCAATCTGAATGTATTTGTTAA
- a CDS encoding L,D-transpeptidase family protein, which produces MKRKNPLKVILSIFVILIPLISISGISNRNKNPYLIYVSIDDSRLYVFKEGILYKSYPISPGKPSTPTPVGTFKIISKDYWGEGFGGRWMGLNVRYGKYGIHGTIYESYIGAHVSKGCVRMLNKDVKELFSYIPIGTTVIISQGEYGEFRNGFRTIYPGDTGEDVMAVQRRLKELGFYSGSIDGKYGAALEYAVNLYQKKNKLPVTNKITPYLLRKMGFYLFE; this is translated from the coding sequence ATGAAAAGAAAAAATCCACTCAAGGTTATACTCTCAATTTTTGTTATTCTAATACCTTTAATATCCATCTCAGGTATATCAAACCGCAACAAGAATCCATATCTTATATATGTCTCAATTGATGACAGTAGGTTATATGTCTTTAAAGAAGGAATTTTATACAAGTCATATCCAATTTCACCTGGGAAACCTTCAACTCCTACTCCAGTTGGCACATTTAAGATAATATCAAAAGACTACTGGGGTGAAGGATTTGGAGGAAGGTGGATGGGGCTAAATGTCCGCTATGGCAAATATGGAATTCATGGAACAATATATGAGAGTTATATAGGAGCTCATGTGAGCAAAGGCTGTGTCAGAATGCTGAACAAGGATGTGAAGGAGCTCTTTTCATATATTCCTATTGGAACTACAGTAATAATTTCCCAAGGTGAATATGGAGAGTTTAGAAACGGTTTTAGAACAATTTACCCGGGTGATACTGGTGAGGATGTTATGGCAGTTCAAAGAAGGCTCAAAGAACTCGGATTTTATTCAGGGAGCATTGATGGCAAGTATGGAGCAGCACTTGAATATGCAGTAAATTTATACCAGAAGAAAAATAAGCTTCCTGTGACCAACAAAATTACACCTTATTTGCTAAGGAAAATGGGTTTTTATTTATTTGAATAA
- a CDS encoding spore coat protein yields MKTLSDRDIAFSLLNSLKLQATALTNLVLESTNNALRREAMSVLNRVFDHQKQIFDFLSQKGWYPVEMAKQEDITKAQRDVQTIQNNIQMVSM; encoded by the coding sequence ATGAAGACACTTTCAGACAGAGATATTGCTTTTTCGCTTTTGAACTCTTTAAAGCTTCAGGCAACAGCTTTGACAAACTTAGTTTTAGAGAGCACAAACAATGCTCTCAGAAGAGAAGCTATGTCAGTTTTAAACAGGGTATTTGACCATCAAAAACAGATTTTTGATTTCCTCTCGCAAAAGGGCTGGTACCCTGTTGAGATGGCAAAGCAAGAGGATATTACAAAGGCACAGAGGGATGTTCAAACAATTCAGAACAATATCCAAATGGTTTCGATGTAA
- a CDS encoding GNAT family N-acetyltransferase produces MIRCAKFSDLPQIAQIFREAFSDSIEFYFENKIKNSAIEDMFKVVLIAEPHGFLIYEDEENKKIAGYICVVRDIKKVWIAAILTFSFLKWTIKWLLGLYGFGIRPIWKILSNKLDFFRFQTRYASEISAQILSIGTLKSYRGKSIGTKLVEAGLEFLKSKGVKEVKLEVRPDNLPAIKLYKKFGFYQIGMSRDPQGKWIVMKKSF; encoded by the coding sequence ATGATAAGATGTGCAAAGTTTTCTGACCTACCTCAAATCGCACAAATTTTCAGAGAAGCTTTTTCTGACAGCATTGAATTCTACTTTGAGAACAAAATCAAAAACTCTGCCATAGAAGACATGTTCAAAGTGGTGCTCATTGCAGAACCTCATGGTTTCTTGATCTATGAAGATGAAGAAAATAAAAAGATTGCAGGGTATATATGTGTTGTCAGAGACATCAAAAAGGTATGGATTGCCGCAATCTTGACCTTTTCGTTTTTAAAGTGGACCATCAAATGGCTTTTGGGCCTGTACGGTTTTGGCATAAGACCTATATGGAAAATACTTTCTAACAAGCTTGACTTTTTCAGATTTCAAACAAGATATGCAAGTGAAATCTCTGCACAAATTCTTTCTATTGGAACGCTAAAAAGCTACAGAGGAAAAAGTATTGGAACAAAACTTGTTGAGGCAGGACTTGAATTTTTAAAATCAAAAGGAGTAAAAGAAGTAAAATTAGAGGTGCGACCAGACAATCTGCCTGCGATAAAGCTATACAAAAAATTTGGATTTTATCAAATTGGAATGTCGCGAGACCCTCAAGGCAAATGGATTGTCATGAAAAAAAGTTTTTAA
- a CDS encoding DUF4364 family protein, translated as MSDEFNEIHTLAQNKLILLLFLSKINIPIPIQQLDEFVLSTKYMNFFEYQQYLKELEAQKLIHKYDDEIRTYIEISQTGRDVLNILLDLLPKTTVEEVEEYIKKNYRKIKLNTEIYSDYKILSPTEYIVICSLREGNSILFEIKVNVPHVEIAKRICKNWSKNAETVYRLLFENLARNHEEPEKDQE; from the coding sequence ATGTCTGATGAATTCAACGAAATACATACCCTTGCCCAAAACAAGCTTATACTTTTACTTTTTTTGAGTAAGATAAACATCCCCATTCCTATCCAGCAGCTTGACGAGTTTGTCCTCTCAACAAAGTACATGAACTTTTTTGAATACCAGCAGTATCTCAAAGAACTCGAGGCTCAAAAGCTAATCCACAAATATGATGACGAGATTAGAACATATATTGAGATATCACAAACCGGCAGAGATGTTTTAAACATTCTTTTGGATTTGCTTCCAAAAACTACAGTTGAGGAAGTAGAAGAATACATAAAGAAGAATTATAGAAAGATTAAACTTAACACAGAGATATATTCTGATTACAAAATACTCAGCCCTACCGAGTACATAGTTATATGCTCTCTTCGTGAAGGAAATAGTATCTTGTTTGAAATAAAAGTAAATGTGCCGCACGTTGAGATTGCAAAAAGGATTTGTAAAAATTGGAGTAAAAATGCTGAGACGGTATACAGACTGCTTTTTGAAAACTTAGCGCGAAATCATGAAGAGCCTGAAAAAGACCAAGAATAA
- a CDS encoding nucleoside triphosphate pyrophosphohydrolase family protein — MLKDIFIDDFQYVVDELLIRNKSILDSLTKFSESAARVNRSIIKSVTNCGCIRINAKKQEIPIDVSLKEAKKYLKTHVEGQLCENCRDLIEKEIGSTLFYLASICNTLDLNLYDIIIKEIERMKTLGEFNLR, encoded by the coding sequence ATGTTGAAGGATATCTTTATAGACGATTTCCAATATGTCGTTGATGAACTTTTGATACGAAACAAAAGTATACTTGACAGCCTCACAAAGTTTTCTGAGTCAGCAGCTCGGGTCAATAGAAGCATAATAAAATCGGTCACAAACTGTGGATGCATAAGAATAAATGCTAAAAAACAGGAAATTCCTATAGATGTGAGCTTGAAAGAAGCAAAAAAGTACCTCAAAACACATGTTGAAGGACAGCTTTGTGAAAATTGCAGAGATTTGATTGAAAAAGAGATTGGAAGCACATTATTTTATTTAGCTTCAATCTGCAATACTTTAGATTTGAACTTGTATGATATCATAATCAAAGAAATTGAGAGAATGAAAACACTGGGAGAATTTAACTTAAGGTAA
- a CDS encoding sugar phosphate isomerase/epimerase family protein, with the protein MKISFSTVGCPNFTWDEILAAAKDFGYDGIELRGLGDELELYRAEPFTPENLPSTKKRLKELNLEISCLATSCYIFDKSYQENTLKSAKAHIELAKELSCKYIRVLGDRWITPGEDVDEGFVKEMLCKLCDMAKEYDVDILIETNGVWAESKRLADLLEKVPYQNVGVVWDIHHPYRFFNEDVEKTVSNLKDFIKHVHVKDSKVENGKLVFKMIGEGDVPIEKAISLLLRQGYSNYLSFEWVKRWFSDLEEPGIVFLEFINRIKKMIK; encoded by the coding sequence ATGAAGATTAGCTTTTCAACAGTAGGATGTCCCAACTTTACCTGGGATGAAATATTAGCTGCTGCCAAAGATTTTGGATATGACGGTATTGAACTGAGAGGACTTGGAGATGAACTTGAATTATATAGAGCAGAACCTTTTACTCCTGAAAACTTGCCATCGACAAAAAAGAGATTAAAAGAACTGAATTTAGAGATTTCATGTTTGGCAACCTCATGTTATATATTCGATAAATCTTACCAGGAAAATACCTTAAAGTCTGCAAAAGCGCACATAGAACTTGCAAAGGAGCTTTCTTGCAAATACATAAGGGTTTTGGGAGATAGATGGATAACACCTGGGGAGGATGTTGATGAAGGATTTGTAAAAGAGATGCTTTGCAAGCTGTGCGACATGGCAAAGGAGTATGATGTTGACATTTTAATTGAGACAAATGGCGTTTGGGCAGAGTCAAAAAGACTTGCTGATTTGCTTGAAAAGGTGCCATATCAAAATGTTGGTGTTGTGTGGGACATTCACCATCCTTATAGGTTTTTTAATGAAGATGTTGAGAAAACCGTTAGCAACTTGAAAGATTTTATAAAGCATGTTCACGTGAAAGACTCAAAAGTTGAAAATGGCAAGCTTGTGTTTAAGATGATAGGCGAGGGTGATGTGCCTATTGAAAAGGCAATAAGTCTTCTTTTGCGACAAGGCTATAGCAATTATCTTTCTTTTGAATGGGTAAAAAGATGGTTTTCTGACCTTGAAGAGCCAGGAATTGTGTTTTTGGAGTTTATCAATAGAATCAAAAAGATGATAAAA